Proteins encoded together in one Mycobacterium simiae window:
- a CDS encoding alpha/beta fold hydrolase gives MSHVEVARLLAKHMAAGRRFTAAAISSFVLDDGPADAAPVVCVHGVPASAFLYRKVLPELASRGLRGIAIDLPGLGLADRPDDADYTWTGLGRWLLAAIDELELEHFHLVLHDIGGPIGFEVANAVPDRVLSMTLLNTIIEVESFHRPWPMEPFAHPLLGEAWLASLRIPGTFLSIMRLVGVSRHVPAAEIMCWKPLLFGDDGGRAFLNIMRGFELTAAKQQLYLDVLRDSRYPVQVVWGARDKMLPWHRYGVQAQRAAGLQDPITLPAKHFLQEDYPREIAEAVYRLTQRKG, from the coding sequence ATGAGCCACGTTGAGGTAGCCCGGCTGCTCGCAAAGCACATGGCAGCTGGCCGTCGCTTCACCGCCGCCGCGATCTCGTCGTTCGTCCTGGACGATGGCCCCGCCGACGCAGCGCCGGTGGTGTGCGTACACGGAGTTCCGGCTTCAGCCTTCCTGTACCGCAAAGTGCTACCCGAATTGGCGTCCCGAGGTTTGCGCGGAATCGCCATCGACCTGCCCGGGCTCGGCCTGGCCGACCGTCCCGACGATGCCGACTACACCTGGACGGGGCTGGGCCGCTGGTTGCTGGCAGCGATCGACGAGTTGGAACTCGAACACTTCCACCTGGTGCTGCACGACATCGGCGGTCCCATCGGGTTCGAGGTGGCCAACGCGGTACCCGACCGGGTGCTGTCGATGACGCTGTTGAACACCATTATCGAGGTGGAGTCGTTCCATCGGCCATGGCCGATGGAACCCTTCGCCCACCCGTTGCTCGGCGAGGCGTGGCTCGCGTCGCTGCGCATCCCGGGAACATTCCTGTCGATCATGCGACTGGTCGGCGTGAGTCGTCATGTCCCGGCCGCGGAGATCATGTGCTGGAAGCCGTTGCTGTTCGGCGACGACGGCGGGCGGGCGTTTCTGAACATCATGCGCGGCTTCGAGCTGACCGCCGCCAAACAACAGCTGTATCTGGACGTGCTGCGCGACAGCCGCTACCCGGTGCAGGTGGTCTGGGGAGCCCGCGACAAGATGCTGCCGTGGCACCGCTACGGCGTCCAGGCTCAGCGCGCCGCTGGCCTGCAAGATCCAATCACGCTGCCTGCCAAGCATTTTCTGCAAGAAGATTACCCGCGTGAGATCGCCGAGGCGGTGTACCGGCTGACCCAGCGGAAAGGTTAG
- a CDS encoding amidohydrolase family protein, which translates to MKSIDELATDLNFTTAKTGDERSVTFLPDPPRAARRYTVISVDDHIVEPPDTFTGRLPRKFSDRAPRVVETDGGGQTWVYDGRELPNVGFNAVVGRPVSEYGFEPVRFDEMRRGAWDIHARVKDMDLNGIYASLNFPSFLPGFAGQRLQQVTTDRDLALASVRAWNDWHLEVWAGSYPQRIIPCQLPWLLDPELGAKMIYENADRGFHAVTFSENPAMLGLPTIHSGHWDPMMAACAETGTVVNLHIGSSGSSPSTTADAPPDVPGVLFFAYAISAAVDWLYSGLPSRFPDLKICLSEGGIGWVAGLLDRLDHMLSYHEMYGTWRALGERLTPAEVFTRNFWFCAVEDKSSFVQRDRIGIDNIMLEADYPHCDSTWPHTQQTIHEEIGDLPPDAIRKFTWENASRLYRHPVPVAVQQDPDAY; encoded by the coding sequence GTGAAGTCGATTGACGAGCTGGCGACCGATCTCAACTTCACCACCGCCAAGACCGGAGACGAGCGGTCGGTCACGTTTCTGCCGGATCCGCCCCGGGCGGCGCGCCGGTACACCGTGATCTCGGTTGACGACCACATCGTGGAACCGCCGGACACGTTCACGGGCCGGCTGCCACGAAAATTCTCGGATCGGGCGCCGCGGGTCGTCGAGACCGACGGCGGCGGTCAGACGTGGGTGTACGACGGCCGGGAACTGCCCAATGTCGGGTTCAACGCGGTGGTCGGGCGTCCGGTATCGGAGTACGGCTTCGAACCGGTCCGATTCGACGAGATGCGCAGGGGCGCGTGGGATATCCATGCGCGCGTCAAAGACATGGATCTCAATGGCATTTACGCGTCGCTCAACTTTCCGTCCTTCCTGCCCGGCTTCGCAGGTCAGCGGCTGCAGCAGGTCACCACGGACCGGGACCTGGCGCTGGCCTCGGTCCGCGCGTGGAACGACTGGCACCTCGAGGTGTGGGCGGGGTCGTATCCCCAACGCATCATCCCGTGCCAGTTGCCGTGGCTGCTGGACCCCGAGCTGGGCGCCAAGATGATTTATGAGAATGCCGATCGCGGTTTTCACGCCGTCACGTTCAGCGAGAATCCCGCGATGCTGGGACTGCCGACGATCCACTCCGGTCACTGGGATCCGATGATGGCGGCGTGCGCCGAAACCGGAACGGTGGTGAATCTGCATATCGGCTCGTCTGGTTCGTCGCCGTCGACCACCGCGGACGCCCCGCCCGACGTGCCGGGCGTGCTGTTCTTCGCCTACGCGATCTCGGCGGCGGTCGACTGGCTGTACTCCGGATTGCCCAGCAGATTCCCGGATCTCAAGATCTGTTTGTCCGAAGGCGGAATCGGTTGGGTCGCAGGGTTGCTCGACCGCCTTGACCACATGCTCAGCTATCACGAAATGTATGGGACATGGCGGGCGTTGGGGGAGAGGCTCACGCCCGCAGAGGTTTTCACTCGGAACTTCTGGTTCTGTGCGGTCGAGGACAAGTCGTCGTTTGTGCAGCGGGACCGTATTGGCATCGACAACATCATGCTGGAAGCCGACTATCCACATTGCGACTCGACCTGGCCGCATACCCAACAAACGATTCACGAAGAAATCGGCGATCTGCCGCCGGACGCGATCCGAAAGTTCACCTGGGAGAACGCGTCTCGCCTTTATCGGCATCCGGTGCCGGTAGCCGTGCAACAAGATCCCGACGCATACTGA
- a CDS encoding class I adenylate-forming enzyme family protein encodes MSAGELNTMGSPAFTDEDPARFRAAGWWSESTLSDAVRRNAERSPECRAYSDEPGSCLTWREFDAVATSLAEQLSAAGIGRGGRVAVWHGDCAAIHVLFVAIERCGAVVVGIGARAGVREVGALLGNTEPKVLISDETHRAAAARAAADSAVPVLVLHRHAGPLRLDVEAAATPIGIDVQLGADDVFLINSTSGTTGLPKCVVHTQNRWYYFHQKAVANGLLTSADVFLPVIPMPFGFGIWTSHTTPIYLGAATVILQRFSAKAACAAIARHHVTVLCCVSSQLTMLLAEPAFRETNLSSLRVVFTGGEAIPYRPAAEFEERTGAKILQFYGSNETGLLSATTVDDSRDRRLRTAGRIVPEMSVRLFDGDRDVTATGRGQPACRGPATSLGYLGGTDHDKLFTPDGWMLMGDVCELDADGYLTVTGRTSDFILRGGKNISAAQVEDAALTHPAIALAAAVAMPDPVFGERVCLYAELVDSASVDLRELVDHLLMLGVSKELLPERLIVVDELPRSSGGKIAKGELRQDIRARMEADHEHA; translated from the coding sequence ATGAGCGCTGGTGAGCTGAACACCATGGGCTCGCCGGCATTCACCGACGAGGACCCGGCCCGATTCCGCGCGGCCGGCTGGTGGTCCGAATCGACGCTCTCGGATGCGGTGCGTCGCAACGCCGAACGATCACCAGAGTGTCGCGCCTATTCCGACGAGCCCGGCTCCTGCCTGACATGGCGCGAATTCGACGCGGTAGCAACCTCTTTGGCCGAACAGCTGTCGGCTGCCGGTATAGGTCGCGGTGGGCGCGTCGCGGTGTGGCACGGCGACTGCGCGGCCATCCATGTCCTATTCGTCGCAATCGAGCGCTGTGGCGCCGTCGTGGTGGGCATCGGAGCGCGGGCCGGCGTCCGGGAAGTGGGCGCGCTGCTGGGCAATACCGAGCCGAAGGTTCTGATCAGCGATGAGACGCATCGGGCGGCCGCGGCCCGGGCCGCGGCCGACTCCGCGGTGCCCGTGCTGGTTTTGCACCGGCACGCGGGACCGCTGCGCCTGGACGTCGAAGCGGCGGCCACACCGATCGGAATCGACGTTCAACTCGGCGCCGACGACGTATTTCTGATCAACTCCACGTCTGGGACCACGGGTCTGCCGAAATGCGTCGTGCACACCCAGAACCGTTGGTACTACTTTCACCAGAAGGCCGTCGCGAACGGACTGTTGACCTCAGCCGATGTGTTCTTGCCCGTCATTCCCATGCCTTTCGGATTTGGAATTTGGACCAGCCACACCACCCCGATTTACCTCGGTGCCGCTACGGTAATCCTGCAGCGCTTCTCCGCCAAGGCGGCGTGCGCGGCGATAGCCCGACACCACGTGACCGTATTGTGTTGCGTCAGTTCCCAGTTGACCATGTTGCTGGCTGAGCCGGCGTTCCGGGAGACGAACCTGAGTTCGTTGCGGGTGGTGTTCACCGGGGGCGAAGCCATACCGTACCGGCCAGCCGCGGAGTTCGAAGAACGCACCGGGGCGAAGATCCTGCAGTTCTACGGCTCAAATGAGACCGGCTTGCTCAGCGCGACCACGGTCGACGACTCGCGGGACCGCAGACTGCGCACCGCCGGCCGGATCGTTCCCGAGATGTCGGTCCGGCTCTTCGACGGCGACCGCGATGTCACCGCGACGGGCCGTGGCCAGCCTGCCTGCCGGGGACCGGCGACGAGCCTCGGCTATCTTGGCGGTACCGACCACGACAAGCTCTTCACCCCCGACGGATGGATGTTGATGGGCGATGTCTGCGAGCTCGACGCCGACGGATACCTCACGGTCACCGGCCGGACGTCCGACTTCATCCTGCGTGGGGGCAAGAACATCAGTGCCGCGCAGGTGGAGGACGCCGCGCTGACCCACCCCGCGATCGCGCTGGCCGCGGCGGTGGCAATGCCCGACCCGGTGTTCGGTGAACGAGTTTGCCTGTATGCCGAACTCGTCGACTCGGCGAGCGTCGACTTGCGCGAACTCGTCGACCACCTGCTGATGCTGGGCGTCTCCAAGGAACTGCTGCCCGAACGTCTCATCGTGGTGGACGAACTACCCCGGTCATCCGGCGGCAAGATCGCCAAAGGCGAACTGCGCCAAGATATTCGAGCAAGGATGGAGGCCGACCATGAACACGCCTAG
- a CDS encoding class II aldolase/adducin family protein — protein sequence MNTPSPRRGGLQVWAPSVVPPIGVELTHEQALAIAFRHLAGTGFAENMAGHITWQLDGQTDMLVNPWGLWWQELTASDICVVDGDARLVRGRWDVTPAIHIHTELHRVREDARVVIHNHPYWVCVLSALGRLPELVHQTGSLFLDDLCLVDTYDGEVDSPSRAADLAARIGNANLTVLANHGVIATGRNLAEAVYRAASIERVCKLAYDVMLTGQEPLQMNWSDMVGMQRSLIERAAGVYWAGAARMTIKADPDVLT from the coding sequence ATGAACACGCCTAGTCCCCGTCGGGGTGGTCTGCAAGTGTGGGCGCCGTCCGTGGTGCCGCCGATCGGTGTCGAGCTGACTCATGAACAGGCGCTGGCGATCGCCTTTCGCCATCTGGCCGGCACCGGGTTCGCCGAGAACATGGCCGGACACATCACCTGGCAGCTCGACGGACAAACCGACATGTTGGTCAACCCGTGGGGCCTGTGGTGGCAGGAGCTCACGGCGTCCGACATCTGCGTGGTGGATGGCGACGCGCGGCTTGTCCGCGGCCGGTGGGACGTCACTCCGGCGATTCACATCCACACCGAGCTACACCGGGTGCGTGAGGATGCGCGGGTGGTCATCCACAACCACCCCTATTGGGTCTGCGTGCTGTCCGCGTTGGGCAGGCTGCCCGAACTGGTGCATCAGACCGGTTCGCTGTTCCTCGACGATTTGTGTCTGGTCGACACCTACGACGGCGAGGTCGATAGCCCGTCGCGCGCGGCGGATCTCGCGGCACGGATCGGCAATGCCAATTTGACCGTTTTGGCCAACCACGGCGTCATCGCTACCGGCCGGAATCTGGCGGAGGCGGTATACCGAGCGGCGTCGATAGAACGGGTGTGCAAGCTGGCCTACGACGTCATGCTCACCGGCCAGGAACCCCTGCAGATGAACTGGTCCGACATGGTGGGCATGCAGCGATCGCTGATCGAACGGGCCGCGGGCGTGTATTGGGCCGGCGCGGCGCGGATGACCATCAAAGCGGATCCTGATGTGCTTACCTGA